One region of Jonesiaceae bacterium BS-20 genomic DNA includes:
- the pnuC gene encoding nicotinamide riboside transporter PnuC, whose protein sequence is MTIIEWLFNAQLHIGDQSIMWRELIGNLFGLASALGGMRRKVWAWPIGITGNALLFTVFVGSIFGTADHVNLLGQAGRQIMFITVSIYGWYRWKTRADEGKPFIPQWATGKQRTMLIVAMVAGTLALTPIFRAFGSYEPVWADAWIFMGSLLATYGMAKGWVEFWLIWVVVDIVGVPLLFSAGYYATGLMYVFYGVFTLVGFFVWWRVQRKDRIAHQKELIPQ, encoded by the coding sequence GTGACCATTATTGAATGGCTATTTAACGCTCAGCTCCACATCGGTGATCAGTCGATTATGTGGCGTGAGCTCATTGGAAACCTGTTTGGCCTAGCCTCCGCACTCGGTGGCATGCGCCGCAAGGTCTGGGCTTGGCCCATTGGTATCACTGGCAACGCCCTACTCTTTACGGTATTCGTGGGTTCGATTTTTGGTACCGCTGACCACGTCAACCTGTTGGGGCAGGCCGGCCGCCAGATCATGTTCATCACGGTTTCCATCTACGGTTGGTACCGCTGGAAGACCCGTGCTGATGAGGGTAAACCCTTCATCCCGCAGTGGGCTACCGGTAAGCAAAGGACCATGTTGATCGTTGCAATGGTTGCCGGCACGCTCGCGTTGACCCCCATTTTCCGTGCCTTCGGTTCATATGAGCCGGTCTGGGCGGACGCATGGATCTTTATGGGTTCCCTGCTTGCCACCTACGGCATGGCCAAGGGCTGGGTTGAATTCTGGCTGATCTGGGTTGTCGTGGACATTGTTGGTGTGCCGCTATTGTTCTCCGCCGGATACTACGCCACCGGACTTATGTACGTGTTCTACGGTGTATTCACCCTGGTCGGGTTCTTTGTGTGGTGGCGGGTGCAGCGAAAGGACCGCATCGCCCACCAGAAAGAACTCATCCCACAGTAG
- a CDS encoding amino acid permease encodes MSDSATAMPQPGAAPEQENTLHRGLSARHMTMIAIGGAIGTGLFVASGGTIAQAGPGGALVAYGVIGLMVFLLMQSLGEMATYLPVPGAFAEYAGRFVSPSFGFATGWNYWFNWAITVAAELVAAAIVMSYWLPDVPAWIWSALFLALLLALNLLGSRSFGESEFWFALVKVIAVVVFLVLGIAMIFGILGGQSPGFSNWKIDNAPFPGGMTAILAVFMIAGFSFQGTELVGVAAGESKNPEKDVPRSIRTIFLRIMLFYIGAILVISFLIPYTDGRLLNTDITDISVSPFTIVFQNAGVLGAATLMNAVILTSILSAGNSGLYASTRMLYALATDGKAPKLFARVNRRGVPIPALIMTTAIGGFAFLTSIIGNGGAYIWLVNVSGLSGFIVWMGIAWSHYRFRKAYEAQGYDLRDLKFRARWFPLGPIIALLMCAFVILGQNYQAFFGSGSLIEIISSYIGLPIFIAVWVGHKLVTKSKGVAPKDANLTRPIIT; translated from the coding sequence ATGTCAGATTCTGCTACTGCTATGCCTCAACCAGGGGCAGCTCCGGAACAAGAAAATACCTTACATCGAGGTCTTTCTGCACGCCACATGACAATGATTGCCATTGGTGGTGCGATTGGCACCGGGCTATTCGTCGCTTCAGGCGGAACCATTGCCCAGGCTGGCCCGGGTGGCGCACTGGTTGCCTACGGCGTCATTGGGCTCATGGTCTTTCTTCTCATGCAGTCCCTCGGTGAGATGGCCACCTATCTGCCTGTTCCCGGGGCGTTTGCAGAGTATGCCGGCCGGTTTGTCAGCCCATCGTTTGGTTTTGCTACCGGTTGGAACTACTGGTTCAACTGGGCAATCACGGTCGCCGCTGAGCTGGTTGCGGCCGCTATTGTCATGTCTTATTGGTTGCCAGACGTTCCAGCGTGGATATGGTCTGCTCTTTTCTTAGCGTTGCTTTTGGCACTGAACCTCCTAGGCTCACGTAGTTTTGGCGAGTCCGAGTTCTGGTTTGCCTTGGTCAAGGTCATCGCCGTTGTCGTCTTCTTGGTCTTGGGAATTGCCATGATCTTTGGGATTCTCGGTGGCCAGTCTCCCGGGTTTAGTAACTGGAAGATCGACAATGCCCCGTTTCCCGGTGGTATGACCGCGATTCTGGCGGTCTTCATGATCGCCGGGTTCTCCTTCCAAGGAACCGAGCTGGTGGGCGTCGCTGCCGGTGAGTCTAAGAACCCAGAAAAAGACGTCCCGCGCTCAATTAGGACTATCTTCCTGCGCATCATGCTGTTCTACATTGGTGCGATCTTGGTGATCTCTTTCTTGATTCCGTACACCGACGGACGCCTGCTCAACACCGACATCACCGATATTTCGGTGTCCCCGTTCACCATAGTGTTCCAGAATGCCGGCGTGCTTGGAGCCGCAACCCTCATGAATGCGGTCATCTTGACCTCGATACTCTCGGCGGGTAACTCCGGACTGTACGCCTCAACCCGCATGCTCTACGCACTGGCAACCGATGGCAAGGCGCCCAAGCTCTTTGCCCGGGTCAACCGCCGCGGTGTTCCCATCCCAGCGTTGATCATGACAACCGCAATTGGTGGCTTCGCATTTCTGACTTCAATCATCGGTAATGGTGGCGCCTACATTTGGTTGGTCAACGTTTCCGGTTTGTCTGGCTTTATTGTGTGGATGGGGATTGCTTGGTCCCACTACCGGTTCCGCAAGGCTTATGAGGCTCAAGGCTATGACCTGCGGGACCTCAAGTTCCGGGCTAGATGGTTCCCACTGGGGCCCATCATCGCTCTCCTCATGTGTGCTTTTGTCATTCTGGGACAGAATTACCAAGCATTTTTTGGCTCAGGCAGCTTGATCGAAATCATCTCGTCCTACATTGGACTACCAATATTTATCGCCGTCTGGGTGGGCCACAAACTCGTTACCAAATCCAAGGGCGTAGCCCCTAAGGATGCCAACCTCACCCGCCCCATCATCACGTAG
- a CDS encoding CDP-glycerol glycerophosphotransferase family protein, whose protein sequence is MPSSHSFKSVLQTLRQVFYIIGYALCRAFLKPRDGLVLFLSDSAATPVGNARAVIEELSVRGYEVQTVTRPGLRVRRTLREHFELCILMARARVIMVDDFFPMIYQIRLRPGTQLLQLWHASGAFKTMGFSRVGKPGGPIKGSKTHKNYTAAICSSQSVREDYARAFGIALAKVHATGIPRTDPFFDQDFVEATATRVRADLQIPQGKKLLLFAPTFRGNGQLSAYYDHSLIDWQDLASRFSDEYVLGIRMHPFVKVPPPALTTDTRFLDLSTYPDPNALLMATDLLITDYSSIIFDYALLERPVIFFCPDLEQYTASRDFYYPFERYTFGPVAHTYSELADAISDAALSPADLAQFREFFVGACDGRSTERVVDELLAPHLGQIENKARSATGSAGSGSAMERVKVAAAIAIRTGLAVIYAPMKLLPTQNKVTLISRQADTPSIDFELLIAKLQAASQAPKVVVLTHEFHSSLTKKLAYIPHILKQMAHIATSRTVVVDTYCIPVSALTHKKSLRIIQTWHAMGAIKKFGYSILDRGEGSSGGIARAMHMHRNYDVVLASSPAAAPFFAEAFNVPTDRVVVAPLPRVDLLTNAQYLALTRANLIERFPELAGGKNILFAPTFHKGQTFDAAALETYFAQRGFTFIAKPHPVSLGAGKPNRYREVSAFDLLAVADYVVTDYSSIMVEAAVADIPVFILAPDLAQYRQKRSFYMDFEAEAPGPIAASFEELRDNIEGFSGELTSVRKFAQRWVNSPQEESCTEQIVRLVLTAPHERTVA, encoded by the coding sequence GTGCCCTCAAGTCATTCGTTCAAGTCAGTGCTGCAAACGCTGCGGCAAGTGTTCTACATAATTGGCTACGCCCTGTGCCGAGCGTTCCTTAAACCTCGCGACGGATTGGTGCTATTTCTGTCGGATTCTGCAGCAACCCCGGTCGGCAACGCCAGGGCCGTGATTGAGGAGCTTTCCGTCCGCGGCTACGAGGTACAAACGGTGACCCGTCCCGGCCTACGGGTGCGGCGCACTTTGCGAGAGCACTTCGAGCTTTGCATATTGATGGCACGCGCACGCGTCATTATGGTCGATGATTTTTTCCCTATGATTTACCAGATCCGGCTCCGCCCCGGCACCCAACTCCTACAGCTGTGGCACGCATCGGGCGCGTTTAAGACCATGGGATTCAGCCGGGTGGGTAAGCCCGGTGGCCCAATCAAGGGGTCCAAGACCCACAAAAATTACACGGCCGCCATTTGCTCCTCACAGTCCGTGCGCGAGGACTACGCTCGGGCGTTTGGGATCGCTTTGGCTAAGGTACACGCCACCGGGATTCCGCGCACAGACCCATTTTTTGATCAGGACTTTGTCGAGGCTACCGCCACACGGGTACGGGCGGACCTGCAGATTCCGCAGGGCAAGAAACTTCTCCTATTTGCCCCTACGTTCCGGGGAAATGGCCAGCTCAGCGCGTACTACGATCATTCCCTGATCGATTGGCAAGACCTAGCTAGCCGGTTCAGTGACGAGTACGTCCTGGGGATTCGCATGCACCCCTTTGTAAAGGTGCCGCCGCCAGCACTGACCACGGATACTAGATTTCTCGACCTCAGCACATACCCGGATCCAAACGCCCTGCTCATGGCAACGGACCTTTTAATCACGGACTACTCGTCCATTATTTTTGACTACGCACTGCTGGAACGTCCGGTCATCTTCTTCTGCCCCGACCTTGAGCAGTACACGGCCAGCCGCGATTTTTACTACCCGTTTGAGCGCTACACGTTCGGTCCGGTTGCGCACACTTACTCCGAGTTAGCAGACGCTATTTCCGATGCCGCACTGAGCCCGGCGGACCTGGCTCAGTTCCGGGAATTCTTTGTTGGGGCGTGCGATGGTCGCAGCACCGAGCGGGTTGTCGACGAGCTCCTTGCGCCGCACCTGGGCCAGATTGAAAACAAAGCTCGCTCGGCAACAGGCAGTGCGGGATCGGGATCAGCCATGGAACGCGTCAAGGTTGCCGCGGCAATCGCTATTCGCACCGGGCTTGCGGTTATCTACGCCCCAATGAAACTCTTACCCACCCAGAACAAAGTCACCCTGATTTCTAGGCAGGCAGATACACCGTCAATCGACTTTGAACTACTCATTGCCAAACTGCAGGCGGCCTCTCAGGCCCCAAAGGTCGTAGTGCTGACCCACGAATTTCATAGTTCGTTGACCAAGAAGCTGGCCTATATCCCGCACATCCTTAAACAGATGGCGCATATTGCCACGTCACGCACGGTCGTTGTGGACACCTACTGCATTCCGGTCAGCGCATTGACGCACAAGAAGTCGCTGCGGATCATCCAGACCTGGCATGCGATGGGGGCAATCAAGAAGTTTGGTTATTCCATTTTGGACCGGGGCGAAGGTTCTTCCGGTGGGATTGCGCGGGCTATGCATATGCACCGCAACTATGACGTGGTCCTTGCCAGTTCCCCGGCAGCGGCCCCCTTCTTTGCCGAGGCTTTCAACGTTCCCACTGACCGTGTGGTTGTCGCGCCGCTTCCCCGGGTGGATCTGCTGACCAATGCGCAGTACCTGGCTTTGACCCGAGCCAATCTGATTGAGCGGTTCCCTGAACTTGCCGGCGGCAAGAACATTTTGTTTGCGCCGACTTTCCATAAGGGCCAAACGTTCGATGCCGCAGCGTTAGAAACGTACTTTGCCCAGCGCGGGTTCACCTTCATTGCCAAACCACACCCGGTTTCCCTTGGGGCAGGCAAACCGAATAGGTACCGCGAAGTTTCAGCCTTTGATCTGCTGGCAGTAGCTGATTATGTCGTCACCGATTACTCTTCAATCATGGTTGAGGCCGCTGTCGCCGACATTCCGGTTTTCATCTTGGCTCCCGACTTGGCTCAGTACCGTCAGAAGCGTAGTTTTTACATGGATTTTGAGGCCGAGGCTCCGGGCCCAATCGCGGCCAGCTTTGAGGAACTTAGGGACAACATTGAAGGTTTCTCCGGAGAGTTAACCTCGGTGCGCAAGTTTGCTCAGCGCTGGGTCAATTCACCTCAGGAGGAATCCTGCACCGAGCAAATTGTGCGTCTGGTACTGACTGCACCTCATGAGCGCACGGTAGCGTGA
- a CDS encoding SdrD B-like domain-containing protein, with product MAVFLAMAGVVTTAGAATAATPGIVSAEVLLDGQKYNGTQVVAAGQELTLRVQYNKDAAPGSTVEFKFTDSISIPSVPAGNAAVESIVQENNTVKVTFKNPWPSGVDQGVFDLKLKVNEVEKSELNKIAWTLDGEETSIDVIVKKPSDEFANVTNGQNKFIDNNANLGQYVSVTEENGVRTVVVNPNILNAEIQYRLAIDTVAAQPGLVIKDVLPAGFAYVAGSFVTEHTTWDANGLNKVTNPGTFNPQITGNTSSSAFTGQIDLPANSKTKITYKVKVANQAAVTALQTQLQASLDALGAGKYGSFNIPVKNVATFGTVDKDATFSFGGRVDAPPAPPGPEPGKSFSKNASWIDHSFTAGEVDQDGKLITPYPIDYKLTANLTKITGESDFELTQNVVIKDQLPAQAEWLVADPAFITATGNLALDKVTGTLTEAEFAGDDYVGKYWVDGQTLWVNVGKDHATTVVIDVKAQVTTLAGLPAEGNKTQVQGAESFRLRNVAEFTWDEGKADSRGFNSFPTVFPETDEGYNDPSVFSKKGAAVGAIEPGETVTVKYNFVVTAGKGIDVAKSRIVDYVDADIFDVNDADAVKVSGKYNGTALIAADFELGTDADGNLVIELSDSGKTKVTEANKKYEVVLELTSKPFDGKETKTIANKATLFGEDEEPLFWSETESEVTSYGDEAEVRKRVYDRSESAWVQTLDAIVDEDGNLLQEQYVYRVEFIPHGSYNQVTIANVDDVLPDAANFLGFVTEANAATGANPTPGPVDIGGNLEAVYNDGTVTLKQKDGTKLQAGNPIAAYFAVEITDASAPIVNKIGSTTAEIVPVAYPSIDIEKWTLEASGEKPQYNAAGVLQNDGFDGDFDTDSKLVASGIEQEIHFTVSNDGGEALKNVAVSDELVAGEGAISGLVCTFPDGTTGVTWDGPFAPGGQFECVGTLPGLTLGDTHQDRASVTAQGLKSDIEVADQDDWNAKVKSYAVGDYVWIDTNRDGIQDAAEAVLPGVTVILLDGAGVEVDRTVTDDNGRYLFDELEAGEYQIKFELTNDQAALYNFTEQNAGAVGTDSDADVTTGETVKFTLGDDNVNLTNQYTDQDVKATVGIDPTWDAGVVLKTYAVGDYVWIDTNRDGIQDAAEAVLPGVTVILLDGAGVEVERTVTDDNGRYLFDELEAGEYQIKFVLTDAQAQEYKFTAQNAEAAENGNDSDADVVSGLSAKFNLDGTNKSLTDDYSDQDFTASEGVDPTWDAGVVLKSVSVGDFVWFDKDRDGAQGEGEPGIPGVVLVLTGPDGKPVVDIYGEPVGPVTTDEDGKYSFDNLPVLKDGEKYIVNIDREDESTVEALKPYVPTYEEGAERDKDSSTWESESRTLTEDGDRDDTLDFGFILKSYGVGDVVWVDANNNGVQDYDSEEPLAGVTVTLFRVLEDGTLEEVTTDIDGDVVEPQVTDEDGWYMFDYLPAGNYQVQFELTEEQATKYIFTSYVSGDDDSIDSNANPTTGFTDVIALNDDNENLDLEYLEGDFGASEGIDPTWDAGVVVKTYAIGDIVWVDTNRDGIQGETEVLEGVTVTLLNDKGDVITSTKTDKNGRYIFDVLPAGDYQVKFELTKEQAAKYKFTSVNSGKDAKADSDADLGTGLTKVFKLDDNSAGLTTDYEDQAFEANQGIDPTWDAGVVLKSVSVGDFVWEDKDGNGRQDKGEPGIPGVVLEVTGPNGKPVTDVYGNPVKPATTDKDGKYTFENLPVLEPGQCYTVTINQKKSAKALEKYLPTKSGAGDRGGDSSTWTVCSEGLTEDGERDDTLDFGFVLNPEFLAVTGTNLLVPVSVATLALGAGAYLVLRNRKTGSRRA from the coding sequence GTGGCCGTTTTCCTTGCAATGGCGGGCGTAGTTACTACTGCAGGCGCAGCAACTGCGGCCACTCCGGGCATTGTCTCGGCAGAAGTGCTGCTTGACGGCCAGAAATACAACGGCACTCAGGTCGTTGCTGCCGGGCAGGAACTAACGCTCAGGGTCCAGTACAACAAGGACGCTGCGCCAGGCTCAACTGTTGAGTTTAAGTTCACAGATTCAATATCAATTCCCAGCGTTCCGGCTGGTAACGCTGCAGTTGAATCGATTGTTCAGGAAAACAATACCGTTAAGGTGACATTCAAAAATCCTTGGCCTAGCGGTGTAGACCAGGGTGTTTTTGATCTTAAGCTCAAGGTCAATGAGGTTGAAAAAAGTGAACTGAATAAGATTGCCTGGACCTTAGACGGTGAGGAAACCTCAATTGACGTCATTGTCAAAAAGCCAAGCGACGAATTTGCCAATGTAACTAATGGGCAGAACAAGTTCATTGATAACAATGCAAACCTTGGCCAGTACGTCTCTGTGACTGAGGAAAATGGTGTGCGCACGGTCGTAGTGAATCCGAATATCCTTAATGCAGAGATTCAGTACCGTTTGGCCATTGACACCGTTGCTGCACAACCCGGCCTGGTCATTAAAGACGTTCTCCCAGCAGGTTTTGCGTATGTGGCGGGATCGTTCGTTACCGAGCACACCACTTGGGATGCAAACGGTCTGAACAAGGTAACTAATCCGGGAACCTTCAACCCCCAGATCACCGGCAACACTTCTTCCAGCGCTTTTACCGGTCAGATTGATCTGCCAGCAAATTCCAAGACCAAGATCACTTACAAGGTAAAGGTTGCAAACCAGGCAGCGGTAACTGCACTGCAGACTCAACTGCAGGCCTCCCTGGACGCACTTGGTGCAGGTAAGTACGGTTCCTTCAACATTCCGGTTAAGAATGTCGCCACATTCGGTACCGTTGACAAGGACGCAACGTTCTCCTTTGGCGGACGTGTAGATGCACCACCAGCTCCTCCGGGCCCAGAACCGGGTAAGTCATTTAGCAAGAATGCTAGCTGGATCGACCACTCCTTCACTGCCGGCGAGGTTGACCAAGACGGCAAACTAATTACGCCATATCCAATCGACTACAAGCTGACGGCCAATCTCACCAAGATCACGGGAGAGTCAGACTTTGAACTAACCCAGAACGTTGTCATCAAAGATCAACTACCAGCCCAAGCTGAGTGGCTTGTAGCCGATCCAGCCTTTATTACCGCAACCGGTAATCTGGCTTTAGATAAGGTAACCGGCACGTTAACCGAGGCAGAATTTGCCGGTGACGACTACGTTGGTAAGTACTGGGTGGATGGCCAAACCCTTTGGGTTAACGTTGGCAAAGACCACGCAACGACCGTAGTTATTGACGTTAAGGCGCAAGTAACCACCCTGGCTGGTTTACCTGCTGAGGGTAACAAGACTCAGGTGCAAGGTGCTGAATCATTCCGGCTGCGTAACGTAGCGGAATTTACCTGGGATGAGGGAAAGGCCGATTCCAGGGGATTCAACTCTTTCCCAACGGTTTTTCCTGAGACCGATGAGGGCTACAACGACCCATCAGTATTCAGCAAAAAGGGCGCCGCTGTAGGAGCGATTGAACCCGGTGAGACCGTTACAGTTAAGTACAACTTTGTTGTTACTGCGGGTAAGGGAATTGACGTTGCCAAATCCAGGATTGTTGACTACGTGGACGCAGACATCTTCGATGTCAATGACGCCGACGCAGTCAAGGTGTCTGGAAAGTACAACGGAACTGCTCTAATAGCCGCAGACTTTGAACTTGGCACAGATGCGGACGGTAACCTTGTCATCGAACTCAGCGATTCCGGCAAAACTAAGGTGACTGAAGCCAACAAAAAATACGAGGTAGTGCTGGAACTGACCTCGAAGCCGTTTGATGGCAAGGAAACTAAGACAATTGCGAACAAGGCCACCCTGTTTGGTGAAGACGAAGAACCTTTGTTCTGGTCAGAGACTGAATCAGAGGTAACCTCCTACGGTGACGAGGCTGAGGTACGCAAACGGGTCTACGACCGTTCTGAATCGGCTTGGGTTCAAACCTTGGACGCCATTGTTGATGAAGATGGGAACCTACTGCAGGAACAGTATGTTTACCGGGTCGAGTTCATTCCACATGGCTCGTACAACCAGGTAACAATTGCAAACGTGGACGACGTATTGCCTGATGCTGCGAACTTCTTAGGGTTCGTAACCGAGGCTAACGCAGCCACCGGAGCAAACCCTACGCCGGGTCCGGTAGATATTGGTGGAAACCTTGAGGCTGTTTACAACGACGGCACGGTGACACTGAAGCAGAAGGACGGCACCAAGCTGCAAGCCGGTAACCCAATTGCTGCTTACTTTGCGGTTGAGATTACCGATGCCAGCGCTCCAATCGTTAACAAGATTGGTTCTACCACAGCTGAGATCGTTCCGGTTGCATACCCAAGCATTGACATTGAAAAGTGGACGCTTGAGGCATCCGGTGAGAAGCCGCAGTACAACGCTGCAGGTGTCTTGCAAAACGATGGCTTTGATGGTGACTTTGACACCGACAGCAAGTTGGTTGCTTCCGGTATCGAGCAAGAGATCCACTTCACCGTTTCTAACGATGGTGGCGAGGCTCTAAAGAATGTTGCCGTTTCTGACGAGCTAGTTGCTGGTGAAGGCGCTATTTCAGGCCTAGTCTGCACCTTCCCAGATGGCACTACGGGCGTAACCTGGGACGGACCATTTGCTCCAGGTGGACAGTTCGAATGTGTTGGGACCTTGCCTGGACTAACTTTGGGTGACACTCACCAGGACCGGGCAAGTGTGACAGCGCAGGGCCTAAAGTCTGACATTGAAGTTGCAGACCAGGATGACTGGAACGCAAAGGTCAAGTCGTACGCAGTTGGTGACTATGTTTGGATTGACACCAACCGGGATGGTATTCAGGATGCCGCAGAGGCTGTATTGCCTGGAGTTACCGTAATCCTGCTTGATGGTGCGGGCGTTGAGGTTGACCGCACGGTAACGGATGACAACGGTCGCTACCTGTTTGATGAGCTTGAAGCTGGGGAATACCAGATCAAGTTTGAACTGACCAATGACCAAGCAGCCCTGTACAACTTCACCGAGCAAAATGCCGGTGCAGTAGGTACAGATTCTGACGCTGACGTTACAACGGGGGAGACCGTCAAGTTCACCCTCGGGGACGACAACGTGAACCTGACCAACCAATACACCGACCAAGACGTCAAAGCGACCGTAGGTATTGACCCAACCTGGGATGCCGGTGTTGTTTTGAAGACCTATGCAGTTGGTGACTATGTTTGGATTGACACCAACCGGGATGGTATTCAGGATGCCGCAGAGGCTGTACTGCCTGGAGTTACCGTAATCCTGCTTGATGGTGCGGGCGTTGAAGTTGAGCGCACGGTAACGGATGACAACGGTCGCTACCTGTTTGATGAGCTTGAAGCTGGGGAATACCAGATCAAGTTCGTGTTGACAGATGCTCAGGCCCAGGAATACAAGTTCACTGCTCAGAACGCTGAAGCTGCTGAAAATGGTAACGACTCTGATGCTGATGTTGTGTCTGGTCTGTCTGCTAAGTTCAACCTAGACGGCACCAACAAGTCGCTCACGGATGATTACAGTGATCAGGATTTTACGGCTTCCGAGGGTGTTGACCCAACCTGGGATGCCGGTGTGGTACTGAAATCCGTGTCCGTTGGTGATTTCGTATGGTTCGACAAGGACCGCGATGGCGCTCAGGGCGAGGGTGAGCCAGGAATCCCCGGAGTGGTTCTGGTTCTGACGGGACCTGATGGCAAGCCTGTAGTTGATATCTACGGCGAACCAGTTGGCCCGGTAACCACGGATGAAGACGGTAAGTACTCTTTTGACAACCTTCCGGTTCTTAAGGACGGCGAGAAGTACATCGTAAACATTGACCGTGAAGATGAGTCCACCGTTGAGGCCCTCAAGCCTTACGTGCCAACGTATGAAGAAGGCGCAGAGCGCGACAAGGACTCCTCTACCTGGGAATCTGAATCACGCACGCTGACCGAAGATGGCGACCGCGACGACACCTTGGACTTTGGATTTATCCTCAAGTCCTACGGTGTTGGTGACGTTGTTTGGGTTGACGCAAACAACAACGGCGTTCAAGACTACGACTCTGAAGAGCCACTTGCTGGCGTTACCGTAACCCTGTTCCGCGTACTGGAAGACGGCACGCTCGAAGAGGTAACCACGGACATCGACGGCGACGTAGTTGAACCGCAGGTTACCGATGAAGACGGCTGGTACATGTTCGATTACCTGCCAGCAGGTAACTACCAGGTCCAGTTTGAACTGACCGAGGAGCAGGCGACCAAGTACATCTTCACCAGCTACGTTTCCGGTGATGATGACTCGATCGACTCCAACGCGAACCCAACCACCGGTTTCACCGATGTCATTGCACTCAATGATGACAACGAGAACCTGGATCTTGAGTACCTCGAAGGTGACTTTGGGGCATCGGAAGGTATTGACCCAACCTGGGACGCTGGTGTTGTAGTGAAAACCTACGCCATTGGTGACATCGTTTGGGTTGACACCAACCGCGACGGAATCCAAGGTGAAACCGAGGTTCTTGAAGGCGTTACCGTAACGCTGCTCAACGACAAGGGCGACGTCATTACGTCAACCAAGACGGACAAGAACGGCCGGTACATCTTCGACGTACTGCCAGCCGGCGACTACCAGGTCAAGTTCGAACTGACCAAGGAGCAGGCTGCCAAGTACAAGTTCACCTCGGTGAACTCGGGCAAGGACGCTAAGGCTGACTCGGATGCAGATCTTGGCACCGGTTTGACCAAGGTGTTCAAACTCGATGACAACTCCGCTGGTTTGACCACGGACTATGAGGATCAAGCATTCGAGGCTAACCAGGGTATTGACCCAACCTGGGACGCTGGAGTGGTTCTGAAGTCTGTATCCGTTGGTGACTTTGTCTGGGAAGACAAGGACGGCAATGGGCGCCAGGACAAGGGCGAGCCTGGAATTCCAGGGGTAGTTCTTGAGGTAACCGGTCCGAACGGCAAGCCAGTCACCGATGTCTACGGAAACCCGGTTAAGCCGGCAACCACCGACAAGGACGGCAAGTACACGTTTGAGAACCTGCCGGTTCTTGAACCTGGACAGTGCTACACGGTAACCATCAACCAGAAGAAATCGGCTAAGGCACTCGAGAAGTACCTGCCAACCAAGTCTGGTGCTGGAGACCGCGGCGGTGACTCATCCACCTGGACCGTTTGCTCCGAGGGGCTGACTGAAGACGGCGAACGGGATGACACCCTGGACTTTGGATTCGTTCTGAACCCTGAGTTCCTAGCTGTTACCGGAACGAACCTGCTGGTTCCAGTGTCCGTTGCGACGCTGGCTCTGGGTGCAGGAGCGTACCTGGTACTACGTAACCGCAAGACTGGATCACGCCGCGCCTAA